CAAGTGATTCGGGTGGTGAATAATATAGCCCAATTGGGAAGCCCGAAAGAGGGTCCTAAACCCCGTCAGCTTCTCTCTCTGCCTCCGTTCCCGTCCGACCCCTTGCCTGACAAAAGTTCGACGAAATGCCTCAATGGGAATCAGCGTACCCGGGTCACTGCAATCAGTTGGGTCAAGTATTATTTTGATGAAGTTCATGATTCCGTTATCCAATCCCATTTTAATAAAGGCCTTGTGAGTGCATTAGtttgttttcctatttgttGGTTTATTCTATTTGATTTGGTAGTTCTTGTTTTTGTGAATTGAAATGTGCTTTGGTTGTGTGATTATCATGTTTAGGTTTCAGGGTATTGCTCATAAAAATCATTCGAAGGAAAAGTATAGTTTTTTAAgaaaatcatcatttcaatgAATTAACCTCGGGCGTTGTTCATGTTCAATCATGATAATGAACGGTGCGAAAGTATAATTAAATTTGGGCTTCAGGGTGTTGTTCAAGTAGAATTTGGGGGTGTGAATTACAGGTTTTTTGGAAAATTAATCATTCATCTGAATTAATAAACTTTAGGTTTCAGGGTATTGTTCAGGTAAACTTATTGGGGCAAAGTATAGTTTTTTAAAAACTAATCATTTATCTGAACGATTTAACTCTTAGGAGCTCCTTTAGCGGTAGGTTAGCTAGAATTTTACCAAATATATCAATGAAAGTATCTAGTAGCTAAAAAGAGTGAAGATTGAGAGTTGTTGCTTGCTTGCATCCCtatataatacgaagtataatgaTGGTTTTAGGTTTTATATGAAGGGAATTGATCTATGAGCCGGGAAATTAAAATGGGGGCATTTGATCAAGCATTTGGAAATCAAATCGTGCTAATCTTTCATGTTCTATTTTGGTTATAGGTGCAAATAGAATATCCGAGTATGAAAGGCTCATCGAGCACCCAAGGGAAGAAATCCATAAGGAAGGTAATTCTCCACATTGTTGTTTGTTTGCAAATGTTGTCCTTTTATGTGAACACTTGCAGTTCCTTCCTGCTCGTATTTCCCATGTCGGTTTAATTTCCCTACAATTCTACAGCTAACCTACAGATTAAGCACAACGAACCCATGAAGGCAGGTGCGAAAATTCATGTACCTGTGTCAATTGCTGAAAGTAGGATTTCCAGGAGATTTGATCCTATACCATGTGGAACATTGTATCCAAATGCTGATGAAATAGCTTACTTGCAGAGGCTTGTTATGTACAAGGCACGTCCTCAGTTTTCATATTTTCTTTATATTATAGAATTACTTGTGAGATGTTTTTCCTTTGTCGATGCATATATTAGCCTTGTAGTGTTTCATAAGTTGTCTATATTAggagttttttctttctttcttctatgTCATATTTTGGTATTGATTATCTCTGATTATTCCCCTTCTGTTGTATATTTCAGGATTCTGCTATTATTGTGCTTAACAAGCCTCCAAAATTACCTGTGAAGGTGACTACATACGCAAACATGTCTACACTTCACTAATAACATTGGCTTGTaaaagtttttcatgttttcaCTTACTGCATCGTGGCAGGGGAATTTGCCAATTCATAACAGCATGGATGCTCTAGCTGCTGCTGCATTATCTTATGATTACGAGGAGGGTCCTCAGTTGGTAAGCTTGCGTCAAATTGCATGTAGTATTTAGAAAATGCTTTGCATTGAGTATTATTTATGACCAACGCCTGCTTATTTCTTCAGTAGTATGAGTACCTTTATGAGTTAGAAGTCATATCTAGTCTATGTTTGGGGGTCAGACTATGGTAACTGACGGGCGAGTATTCTGTTCCATCTTTACCCTAATGCTTCTCTGATTTGGAAATCAGATGATAAAATTATCTCGGGCCTCTCGGCAGTGTTCATTTGATTGTTGTCTCCATGTACAATTACTTTGAACAAGTAAGAACTATTTTTATGTCATTTACTCTTTGTATGATACTTGGAGTCTCCTGTTAACAAATCAACTTTATGGCTCTCAAGGGTCCCAGGCCGACTGTTAGCCCAAAATTACTCATGGTTTTATGTTTTTAAGGTCTTAGGTTGTTATAACTGAAGCATTTAGGTAACTTTAGAGAGGTACATGTTTGAGATAGAATTTCTGGCTTGTGTTTTGGAGGGAGTTTGGCCTCTGAGTAAAAGCATATACTTCAACCTCTAGGTTTCTACCATCATGAGCCACTTGCGCAAAATTGTAAAACAAATCAGTTTCATTTGGGCCATTGCACAAAACAGTTTGTTGCTTGTTTATTGTCCGTGATTCTCATGGTTTATTGGAGCGCTTTATCAAATCTAGGATTTTCACCAAGgcattttgaacttgaactagAGATCTAGCACTAACGTAGACCATCACTTGTATGGTCCAACCAATTAGAGAAAATCTTTTTTGGAGTTACTCGGCCTTTCTTAATGTAGTGTACCACCCCTTGTTATAGCATGCTATCTAAGTATGCTAGCGCTCTGTCCATCTTGCATTATATGAGGTCATAGTTAAGGGAATGGTAAACGAGTGCTACGATTCTCAGGGTCTCACCTGTACCTCAAGTAGGCAATCTGATTCCTAGCTCGTTTGAGTAGGTTATTTGTTCTTTAAGCGAAAGCTTGTTGCTCATCGTTGCCATTGTTTGTGGCCTTTTGGGTCTAGGGTACTATAGTCTACGTGATGTTATCAATGATAAGTTTCGCTCCTTAGCTTGACATATTTATTATGTCATTTAGTGCCTTTTATATTCCCTCTTGCCAGTTGCTTCCATGGTAGAAAATATGGATTTTCTTTTGGATTAGTGGATCCATCTTATCATTTACCAGCGCTGTCTCTTTTCAGGTACATCGTCTTGACAGAGAAAGTAGTGGTATTCTCTTGATGGGAAGGACAAAGGAGAGCACTTCTTATCTTCAACAACTATTCAGCAACATGAATGTGGCAAAAACATCATGTCTGGTATTAATATTTATCCATCTGTCACAAATATTGTGATAATTAGTCTATATTTTATGTTTGAAGGTGCAAATCTTAAAATCTAACTTCGGAGTATTTGTGCCAACACAGGCCTGGAATGATGCATGTGGAGCAACATTCATGAAATATTGGGCATTAGTGATTGGATCTCCCAGAGAAAAGGAAGGTGTAATATGTGCTCCTCTCACGAAGGTTCTCTCTCTCATACATACATCGCCCCCCTGTGCTGTTGgaacacattttttttattttatttttcccttGAAAAAATATAAAGTTTGCAATGTGCTGTTGGAACACATTGCAGTTTATTTATATTCAAAAGTTTTGTCTATAGGTGCTTCTCGATGATGGAAAAACCGAGAGGGTAATGTTGGCTCATCCATCAGGTTTAGAAGCTTCTCAAGAAGCTATGACTGAATATCGGGTACTTGGCCCTATGATAAATGGGTGTTCATGGATTGAGCTACGCCCACATACCAGCCGAAAACATCAGGTAAAATTTACTCTCTTACGTATCTCTTATTCATTTTGTAGCTGTTAAATCTGTTGGCCTTTAAAAGTGATGCATGGAATAAGAGTTAAGCCACTCGTATTGCTGATTTAATTCCCTGGCTATGAGGAATTTTCTTGATGCCACCTCCACAATTAGGAATGCGGAACTTCTTTCCTTTTGTGTAAGTAGTAAAGAAGCAAGCCGTATTATTTGCTGCACTTTGTGTAAAATACTACTTTGTGCCatgtttgcttataaaaactTATGTACAATTAGCTGTGGTAGAAGCTTAAATTGCTGGGCTGAGGAAACTCAGTGGAATTGAGCACCATGCAGTTGAGATTTTAGAGTTCTGTCTCTTTTGATGCTGTAGTTGGAACAATGCAGATAACAACATGATGAATATGGATAAAATGTCATTGAAAGGACATTTAAGAAAGGATCAGAGCTCAGTACTTTCAACTCTTCTTCTTCTCAGACTAAAGAAAATTCTTTTCTATAGTGCCATGTCTTGATTCAGCTTTTAACTGTTCAGTTTTTGAAGTTGAAACTGAAGCATTTATTTTATGCAAATTTAAAATGGTGGTAATTTCGTGCTATCTTTCTGCCAACTGTAGCTGCGAGTCCACTGTGCTGAAGCTCTTGGCACACCTATTGTGGGTGACTACAAGTATGGTTGGTTTGTGCATCAGAAGTGGAAGCAGACACCTCAAGTTAACATCGAGCCAATAAGTGGCGAGCCTTACAAGTTGCGGCGGCCAGACGGTTTGGATGTCCAAAAAGGAAGTGTTCTATCTAAAGTTCCATTGTTACACCTCCATTGCAGAGAGCTTGTTCTCCCTAATGTTGCTAAGTTCCTCGGAGTTTTGGGACAGAAGTCTTCAGATTATCGTCCTAAGCTCAGTGAAAAGCCGAATGTCCTCCGTGTTGTTGCATCAATGCCTTCCCACATGAAAATTAGTTGGAATCTCATGTCCTCTTATTTGGTGTGAGTTATGCTGCTCATTCCAGTTTGTATAGAATGTTTAGACAGAAATCCAATCTGTAACATTTTTTAAGGTCAATGTAGTTGAAGTTATCATGATCCACAGGTATAAAATTTGAGTACTTTGTGTGAAATGGATAATCATTATGGTGTTGATGATTCAAAGGTATAAAAATTTGAGTACTTTGTGTGAAATGGATAATCATTAGGGTGTTGATGATTCACagttattttgatttgatttgtatTTATCAAGAAAGGCATATGCCTACAAAAATCAAGTTTCACCCAAGTAGTTCCTTATAAAGTTAAAGAGACAAGAAAAATCAAAGGAAGAGGAGGGGGAAAGGGGAGAACGCTCTATTTGGAAAATGATTAAACGGACCAAACAACGAGGACTGGATGACAATAATAGGTCACTTGTACATACCTGGTGTGTGCACACATTAACTTTTTTAATTGTGGTTATCGGTACATCATAGTTGATTGGATGAATAACTTTTATTACAAGACGAAGAAGTAAATAATACTAGGTGAAATTAAGAACTTGATACATGAATTATCTATTTTTCTAAATTAAAAACTATGTCTTTTGTTAGGTAGTTTGACCAAATACTTTTTGGCAAAGTAAACCACATTTGAACAATTGAACCTGTTCGTGGCAAATTTTACTTGTTTAGTCAAAGCACCTTTTTATGTAACTATACACTGTGTGCCGAAATAAAACCGTTAAACCATCTTTATAACATAGCTATGGATGACGTAAATATTTTGATCATCAAATAAATAACTATTTTCTACTCTTCCAACTCAACCATGACCAAATCCTATGACCAACAATGCCTTTTATACATTCTAATGTTAATAATTTGcataaaatcaaagccattGATTTTCATCCATCACGACCGTTGTTTTTGGTTTGAGGAACCAAATGTTACACGTGGCAGAACTTTTTGGTTTTTGCTCCAACATAATTTACACGTGGCAGGCTCATGTTGCATGCCAATAAGAAGTTTGCTTGGGTCGTGAGCACGACCTAGTCACCAACGCATctctctttattgtttataatttctTTTGTCTTTCTCTCACCTCACACCACGCAGTAATCGTCCGCTGATATACTCTTAGGACGGAGTCAGAATTTGCAACTTTGTAGGATGAATGCAatgtactcttttttttttttttgattgaattaaTGCAATGTACTTATAACGGAGtagttatatatatatttcttaGAGGGAAATAAACCGAATAGGTTGAGCTTGAACTGCTACGCAGGCAAGCCTATCGTTTTTGTAAGTGGCAAACAAAATATCTGGGGAAAAATCAAACTCCTTACTTCCCTCTCTCGCTTGTCCCCCAAATCCCCATTCCCCGCGCTTTCTCTCCTATCGCCGGCGTTGAaaacctttctctctcctcccatcgCCGGCGTCGGAAACCTAGAACAATCGTCACTGCCATTCTCTCTCTTCTAATCCACCGCCGCGTCATTTCATCCGCTGCAGAGTTGCAAAGCCCGAATTAATGGAGAGACGAGCGATTGCCAGAAACGAACTTCTCGATCAATGGAGAGCTattgaacaagaacaagagcAAGAAGAAGATGATCACAATCATTGTGATGATTCTTCACGGCTTAATCGAATTCAACAAGCTAAAGAGACTTGGTTCGTtttgttgatattttttttgtgtctaattttgatgattatgaaTGCCAGTTGATTTGCTTATTAATTCTTAATAGTCGACACTTTATATtaagtgattaatttcgtttttgTCCTGATTTCTAGTTAGGTATGAATTCCCTCTTCGGGAAATAATAGTTCCATATAAGATGTTCGGACAAAGTTGTCAGTGTTTCTTGTAGTAGAAACGATTTATGATTGGATTTTCTAATGTGCAGCTTCTTAAAATTGAAGAAAACATCTATTATGACAGGCGATTTTAGTGAAATGGCATGAATTTTACCTTTGAAATTACGAGGGCTTGTGACAATGTTTCATGAATTTCACATCTTCAAGGATTCAATAGACTAAACTATCTATTATGTGTGTGTTGAGTTTAATCTTATGTATGTATGATTGCCGAATATTGCGAATGCATAAAACTGGTGAATAATGAAGGTTAAGAAAACTAATTTGTGTAAAAGAGACTATGGTATTAATAGAGGGATAGTTGTATTTAGACTGACATTGATTGATTCAGCTCTTAGTTACTTTAGGCATCGGAATCTGATTAACAGAAGGAAAGATTGAAATTGTGATAATTTTGATAAGCTTGGTTTCTCTAGGTTACTCACTTTTGAAGTATTGATAAGGTAATAGCTGAAAAGGTGACAGCTGAAACACTGTTGAGGTAGGATTGCTTTTCAGTTTTGTGTTTGTGTTAGTTTCTTCATATTGTTTATGCTTTTCGTGTGGCATAAATTTGATGTTATGAGGCTGTTTTTCTCCGGATTTAACAAACCCCTCAAATGTGAAAGGTCAAGTCATATAATATGCACTGTGAAGTTTGGACAAAAAGATACTGAAGAATTTTCTTAAAAATGCTCATTACAAAAATTTCAAGGATTTTTTCTTATCTCATTAGTAAAAAAATTCTCATTATACATAAGGTTGTCCACTGAGTTTGCTATTCCATGttccataatttttttttgcatgGCACTGGCGTCTTCTTGCTCTTATCTCTTCTAAAATTTTGGTTGTATGTCTGATTCAGGTTTACAGATGCATACAATTTCTTGATTCTTCTTTCCGGAGAGAGTCATCCTTGGTGTGGGTTTTGGGATATAATGAGTCCTTTCCTAGAGACATTTTTTAATTACTACAAGGTTGAGAGCGATGATTCACTTCTTAAAAttttatggaaaaaaatatCTCGAGATATGAGGAAGTGTACGGAGTGCATTTCTCGGCACCACCAGGCCCAAGAGATGTACAAAGCTGAATATGAGTCAAGTTTTATTTCCCCCCTACTTAATACATTACAGtcccttgatgaagaaagagtCTCTGAACACCTAAAAGAAGCTAACTCAAGACTTGCAAATGGAGGGTATCATAATCTTGACAATGCTGAGATCGTTAGTCTAATGTTTGAGGTATGCTGCGTTGGTTTTTCTGGATTGATCATTATGCATAGAAGACATTGAAATGTGGATTTTGGTTTATTTAGAGGATCTTAAACTTAAGGTACAGTATTTTATATTTTGTATCTGTATTCTATATCTGGTTCCAATAGAGGAACAATTTCTCTAGTTCATTTATTTTCTATTCCATCCATTCTATAGCTTTTATATGTGAACACTGGCACACTTGTTTATTATGTCCTCTTTTCCAGCTCTAGGTTGAGAATTGTGTTTCTGTAACGTCCACTTAGAAAATTTCCCCTCATGAAAACAACTCTTATGGGTTTGCTTGCATGCCTTTGCCTGTCTGTTCTCATGGTTATTGTAGACATGCGTGCTTGTCTATCTGAGTGCATGAATACAACAAGGAACATTGTACCTTAATTTTGTGGTTAGATCCTGTTTGAATATGATTTTTTGTTATCCCTTGTCTTGACCTGATAACCTTgtataattatttttgtttatatTGCCGTCCTATGCAAATATAATTCTCTAGTAACTCTTACTTTATTTTTCAAGAAATTATTTCCCATTATTTTTTTAAGTAGGATTGTGTCTTGGTTGGGAAAGGTTTTTTTGACAATTTATGGAAGCTCTTTCTTTATGCTTTGTGATGATGTCGCCATCTTTACTTCATTTGCAGGTCTTAACCTTTCCTACATTGTTGGATAATGACTTCATTGTCAACGAATTCCAAAAATTGATTGAGGCAGTTGATGATGCTCATGAATTAGCACTAGCTAAGCAACAACACTTTCCGGTATTCTTAGTTTTAAGTCTGATATTTTGTCTGGTGTGCATAAATTTTTGAAGTGGCAATGTGATTCTATTGATTATGAATATACTTCTGGCTGTCATTAGGGTGTCTACGCGTTGCTTTTTTTCAAAAGCAGAAAATCACGATCTATTGGCCATCGGTTAGCTGGTAATTTGGGAAAGCTGAGGTATTGAATCCTGTCATTTTGAATCTTTTTATGTTTTGGTAGTAGTTGAATCCTTCTAGGGGAATTGCTTTGTGCGATTTGCTAAACGTGGTACCCCAAGCTAACTGTTGACCTCTGGAGTAATATTGCTAAATATGTCATATTTTCTGATAAATATGTCATATTTTCTGATAAATATGTCATATTTTCTGATAAATATGTTACGTTTCTGATTGCAACTTTTCATCCTTTGTATTGCTCTGGTTTCTATCATTTTATGTATTTTTGGTTGAAACTTAAAATCTCGTGACAAATGCCACAGGCGACGTAGTACTACATGTTGCTATACCCATGTAACATGAAATGTGAGGCACCCGTTACAACCAAGAGAATTAATTTGGATCTTGGcccttttttcttcttttttttaacaaaattaCTGCCGTGAGAAGTGTCTTTTGATGCTTATTTTGAGGAGTCTTAGATCTGGATTGAAGCATGTCTAGGACTTGGGATGAGAACTAAATTGTAGTACTTCTCCATAAGTAATTTGATATtcgtgttgctgttgttgtgtaAAACTGTAAATGACTGAATACAGTAGGCATGTCCAATGTTCCTGTCAAATCATTACAGTCTAGCGTGGCCAAAgtcatttattttatatttacaaaATATTATTAGAGATGAAGATCACTGGTGGCAATCTCGTTGGCTAAGCTTCTGATGTGTGTTTCCATGTGGATTGATATCTTTATGGTAAAAATGTAATTCGAAATTAAGTTATAGGATTCGGAGCCTCATCCTTATTAAGATAAACTGCTAATTCTTGTTTCTGTTCAAATTCCTGGTGCTTTTAAGAAGTGAGTGCATGTATGGTAGGCACACTGTTGTTTCTGTATGGTAAACACACTGTTGTTTTATCTGCATTGTCTCTGTAGTCCACTAGATATATGCTATATTGATAGGTAGGGCTCCTAGGAGCTGCAAATTGATGATTGTTTAGTATATCTCCTAAATATATTCTGTAAGATACA
This sequence is a window from Spinacia oleracea cultivar Varoflay chromosome 1, BTI_SOV_V1, whole genome shotgun sequence. Protein-coding genes within it:
- the LOC110785592 gene encoding RNA pseudouridine synthase 3, mitochondrial, producing MSIALHRNHRYLRLPYQLITSIRHYSRISPPRPTGPDQVIRVVNNIAQLGSPKEGPKPRQLLSLPPFPSDPLPDKSSTKCLNGNQRTRVTAISWVKYYFDEVHDSVIQSHFNKGLVQIEYPSMKGSSSTQGKKSIRKIKHNEPMKAGAKIHVPVSIAESRISRRFDPIPCGTLYPNADEIAYLQRLVMYKDSAIIVLNKPPKLPVKGNLPIHNSMDALAAAALSYDYEEGPQLVHRLDRESSGILLMGRTKESTSYLQQLFSNMNVAKTSCLAWNDACGATFMKYWALVIGSPREKEGVICAPLTKVLLDDGKTERVMLAHPSGLEASQEAMTEYRVLGPMINGCSWIELRPHTSRKHQLRVHCAEALGTPIVGDYKYGWFVHQKWKQTPQVNIEPISGEPYKLRRPDGLDVQKGSVLSKVPLLHLHCRELVLPNVAKFLGVLGQKSSDYRPKLSEKPNVLRVVASMPSHMKISWNLMSSYLV